From Oryza sativa Japonica Group chromosome 4, ASM3414082v1, one genomic window encodes:
- the LOC107275376 gene encoding probable serine/threonine-protein kinase PBL1, with the protein MASTSTSRCSSSRTRRYGATSSARLPTSNTSSSSGSVLPSSGSVLLPFRMELWRHVVSGDMMTKNEASFTTTLRFMIISSRTAAVGSLAFVVVPTLNAADGALPRALNTANYTITTTSNNHSLSLDLASIMSDYNNNSNKSTSTAVNYTVWIDYDGIGHKISAYMANDGQLKPSKAIFAGHLTMSNRVPNKAYIGFFASGSDGETYGLLSWNITVDRVPDSGIAASKSKNKPFETGFTTVIVVFSFFSVSLIVILVFQSKKNSDAKQLLDEVLSQLARKLKYSEIRNATGNFTDARRLGRGSFGVVYMGTLTTQRNGRTQEQRQQQVAVKKFDRDENQQRRFTDFLVEIQVIIRLKHNNIVQLIGWCLEKRALLLVYEYKHNGSLDNHLFGNHSRQQQVLPWPTRYSIVRDVAAGLHYIHHELEDIKSSNILLDQEFRACLGDFGLARVISGGRSSASMELAGTRGFIAPEYAQNRVATRRTDVYAFGALVLEIVTGRKALDHSRPSDSVLIANWVRDEFHNNGKLLEAVDGSLTTEEGLQYDADDAERLLLLGLSCTSHSASDRPSMEMVVQIVAKPVPRPVVVVPRVEPAFVGSSSAEIDDASSLGRR; encoded by the coding sequence ATGGCATCGACGAGCACCAGTCGCTGCTCGTCCTCAAGAACGCGGAGATATGGCGCGACGTCCTCCGCGCGCCTCCCTACAAGCAACACCTCGTCGTCATCCGGCTCCGTCCTCCCGTCATCCGGTTccgtcctcctccccttccggATGGAGCTCTGGCGCCACGTCGTCTCCGGCGACATGATGACGAAGAACGAGGCGTCCTTCACCACCACTCTAAGGTTCATGATCATCTCATCTCGGACGGCGGCCGTGGGCAGCCTGgcgttcgtcgtcgtccccaCCCTCAACGCCGCCGATGGCGCCTTACCGCGGGCGTTGAACACCGCAAActacaccatcaccaccacctccaATAATCATAGCTTGTCCCTTGATCTTGCAAGCATCATGTCGGACTACAACAACAACAGtaacaagtcgacaagcacagCCGTGAACTACACGGTGTGGATCGACTACGACGGCATCGGGCACAAGATTTCTGCGTACATGGCCAACGACGGGCAACTGAAACCATCAAAGGCCATCTTTGCCGGGCACCTCACCATGAGCAACCGTGTCCCCAACAAGGCGTACATCGGTTTCTTTGCCTCCGGCTCCGATGGCGAGACATACGGCTTGTTGAGCTGGAACATCACCGTGGACAGAGTCCCGGACTCGGGCATCGCTGCGAGCAAGAGCAAAAACAAACCATTCGAGACCGGATTCACGACAGTGATCGTGGTCTTCTCATTCTTCTCTGTTTCTCTGATTGTGATCCTTGTGTTTCAGAGCAAGAAGAACTCCGATGCAAAGCAGCTTTTAGATGAGGTGCTGAGCCAACTCGCCAGGAAGCTTAAGTACTCGGAGATAAGGAACGCGACTGGTAACTTCACTGACGCGAGGAGACTCGGACGAGGTTCGTTCGGAGTCGTCTACATGGGGACGCTCACAACTCAGAGAAATGGGCGGACGCAAGAACAGCGGCAGCAGCAAGTAGCTGTGAAGAAGTTCGATCGGGACGAAAACCAGCAGCGTCGTTTCACCGATTTTCTTGTGGAGATTCAAGTTATAATCCGGTTGAAGCACAACAATATCGTGCAACTTATTGGTTGGTGCTTGGAGAAACGAGCGCTTTTGCTGGTGTACGAGTACAAGCACAACGGTAGCCTCGACAATCACCTGTTCGGCAACCACAGCCGCCAGCAGCAGGTGCTACCATGGCCGACACGCTACAGCATCGTCAGGGACGTCGCCGCGGGACTCCACTACATCCACCACGAGCTAGAGGACATCAAGTCCAGCAACATCCTGCTCGACCAAGAATTCCGTGCCTGCCTCGGAGACTTCGGCCTTGCCCGCGTCATCTCCGGTGGCAGGAGCTCCGCTTCAATGGAGCTCGCCGGCACCAGGGGTTTCATAGCGCCGGAGTACGCGCAGAATCGGGTGGCGACGCGGCGGACCGACGTGTACGCGTTTGGAGCCCTCGTCCTTGAGATCGTCACCGGTAGGAAGGCACTCGATCACTCCCGGCCCAGTGACTCAGTGCTGATCGCTAACTGGGTACGGGATGAATTCCACAATAACGGCAAGCTGCTGGAAGCCGTGGACGGCAGCCTCACCACGGAGGAAGGTCTCCAGTACGATGCCGACGACGCAGAACGGCTACTTCTCCTTGGCTTATCGTGCACCAGCCACAGCGCTTCAGACCGGCCAAGCATGGAGATGGTCGTGCAGATCGTTGCCAAGCCCGTGCCGCGGCCGGTCGTCGTTGTGCCTCGTGTGGAGCCGGCGTTCGTGGGGAGCTCATCGGCCGAGATCGATGATGCCTCAAGCCTAGGTCGCCGTTGA
- the LOC4334923 gene encoding uncharacterized protein, which yields MELLLVLLLAVTCSPAMADVVSYSFAAVGGGRAASNGLVVATNSSILSPATFLFDAQLFPVFNESDGFLLLADTLQLWRAAAAGMPPALDASFNTTFTFLSSAVAFVVLLDSFPPLASHRGVSAPTDGGAMTTTNPNATSSLATVEVGTVNSYGRRSPNVGLNVTVSANRTAAPHGLTVWIEYSAVEHHLWVYVAAAGEARPAKSVIDLPLNLPGRRITQRAFVGFFAGTVRDAVLGIRDWNLTVDRFPGDGRRRGEDVDEQVKKGTPPSRWLVALLAVLGAVAAVVTVASVVVCYMVSRRRALETERIRQYTKYYFPAGGRPGSN from the coding sequence ATGGAGCTTCTTCTTGTCCTGCTGCTCGCCGTCACCTGCTCTCCGGCGATGGCCGACGTCGTCTCCTACAgtttcgccgccgtcggaggCGGCAGGGCGGCGTCGAACGGCCTTGTGGTGGCCACCAACTCGTCCATCCTGTCTCCCGCCACGTTCCTCTTCGACGCCCAGCTGTTCCCCGTCTTCAACGAGTCCGacggcttcctcctcctcgccgacacGCTCCAGCtctggcgcgccgccgccgccgggatgccgccgGCCCTCGACGCGTCATTCAACACGACCTTCaccttcctctcctccgccgtcgccttcgtcgtcctcctcgacaGCTTCCCGCCGCTGGCGAGCCACCGCGGCGTTTCGGCACcgaccgacggcggcgccatGACGACGACCAACCCCAACGCCACCAGCAGCCTCGCCACCGTCGAGGTCGGCACGGTGAACTCGTACGGCCGGCGATCCCCCAACGTCGGCCTCAACGTCACCGTGTCCGCGAaccgcacggcggcgccgcaTGGCCTCACCGTGTGGATCGAGTACAGCGCCGTCGAGCACCACCTGTGGGTgtacgtcgccgccgccggcgaggcaagGCCGGCCAAATCCGTCATCGACCTGCCGCTCAACCTCCCCGGCCGGCGGATCACACAGAGAGCGTTCGTCGGCTTCTTCGCCGGCACGGTCAGGGACGCCGTCCTCGGCATCCGTGACTGGAACCTCACGGTGGACAGGTTCccgggcgacgggcggcggcgaggagaagaCGTTGATGAACAGGTGAAGAAgggcacgccgccgtcgcggtgGCTGGTGGCGCTGCTCGCCGTGCTCGGCGCCGTTGCGGCGGTGGTGACCGTGGCGTCGGTGGTGGTGTGCTACATGGTGTCACGGAGACGGGCGCTGGAGACGGAGCGAATTAGGCAATACACCAAGTACTATTTTCCGGCAGGAGGGAGGCCCGGAAGCAACTGA